The Myxococcota bacterium genome has a segment encoding these proteins:
- a CDS encoding DUF4149 domain-containing protein, with amino-acid sequence MPRREPAIGLRTLRWLLLGGWFGSWALFAFAVAPIAFRVLPSGLEAGRLVSPLLRALHLYGLVAGTALFAIAIAQGERRMLAWTAAVLAALCAFTEFGITAAIGGMRPSTFGPATPAGAAERFAHLHQASRVIFGVVLAGSAALIAMYAREDVARRDATKGR; translated from the coding sequence GTGCCGCGGCGTGAGCCGGCCATCGGGCTGCGGACCCTGCGCTGGCTGCTGCTCGGCGGCTGGTTCGGGTCGTGGGCGCTCTTCGCGTTCGCGGTCGCACCGATCGCCTTCCGCGTCCTGCCGTCCGGCCTCGAGGCCGGGCGACTCGTGAGCCCGCTGCTGCGGGCGCTCCATCTCTATGGGCTCGTCGCCGGCACCGCACTGTTTGCGATCGCGATCGCACAGGGCGAGCGGCGCATGCTCGCGTGGACGGCCGCCGTCCTGGCCGCGCTCTGCGCCTTCACCGAGTTCGGCATCACGGCCGCGATCGGCGGGATGCGCCCGAGCACCTTCGGACCGGCGACGCCGGCCGGCGCGGCCGAGCGTTTCGCCCACCTCCACCAGGCCTCGCGCGTGATCTTCGGGGTGGTCCTCGCCGGCTCGGCCGCGCTGATCGCGATGTACGCGCGCGAAGACGTGGCGCGTCGCGATGCGACCAAGGGGCGGTGA
- a CDS encoding LON peptidase substrate-binding domain-containing protein, translating to MTEDVPQPAPPPGEPRPLALFPLENVVLFPRVRVPLHIFEPRYRQMVRDATGDEGVRAIGMAVVLPSHTAGMSGSPPLFDVGCEGVIEQLEALPSGRFNLVLAGTTRFRIVDEEPSDGERLYRVARVVSVPDSNPEEDAAGVAAARHDVLQAMRDLLARIAPARIEAFARQQFERLGDEEFVNSFAQSIDFAPSEKQGLLEADRVLERYEKLVGLLRFRLAELASGHSPGSGVLQ from the coding sequence ATGACGGAAGACGTGCCGCAGCCCGCGCCTCCGCCCGGCGAGCCCCGGCCGCTCGCGCTCTTCCCGCTCGAGAACGTCGTCCTCTTCCCGCGCGTCCGCGTGCCGCTCCACATCTTCGAGCCGCGCTACCGGCAGATGGTGCGCGACGCGACCGGCGACGAGGGGGTGCGCGCGATCGGCATGGCCGTCGTCCTCCCCAGCCACACCGCCGGAATGTCCGGGAGCCCTCCGCTCTTCGACGTCGGCTGCGAGGGCGTGATCGAGCAGCTCGAGGCGCTCCCGAGCGGTCGGTTCAACCTCGTGCTCGCCGGCACGACGCGCTTCCGCATCGTCGACGAGGAGCCTTCCGACGGCGAGCGGCTCTACCGCGTCGCGCGCGTCGTGTCCGTTCCCGATTCGAACCCGGAGGAGGACGCCGCCGGCGTCGCGGCCGCGCGCCACGACGTGCTCCAGGCGATGCGCGACCTGCTCGCGAGGATCGCGCCGGCCCGCATCGAGGCCTTCGCGCGCCAGCAGTTCGAGCGGCTCGGCGACGAGGAGTTCGTCAACTCGTTCGCGCAGTCGATCGACTTCGCGCCGTCCGAGAAGCAGGGGCTGCTCGAGGCCGACCGCGTGCTCGAACGCTACGAAAAGCTCGTCGGTCTGCTGCGCTTCCGGTTGGCCGAGCTGGCGTCGGGCCACTCGCCCGGGTCGGGCGTGTTGCAGTGA
- a CDS encoding M48 family metallopeptidase — MTGRVRRQRENRETIERLNRDALEIARRFALRYRCIEAERANVKRRYGICYSDGTIRIRLRHATSGELLKYSSLVNTLCHELAHLRHFDHSPRFHRFYRELLAWAKRAQIYRPARTALVAPVVGAPAPLRAARDVPSLRDAWAAERARRAASEAPPPAAASGSRGPEQLSLFG; from the coding sequence GTGACGGGGCGAGTCCGGCGACAGCGCGAGAACCGGGAGACGATCGAGCGCCTCAACCGCGACGCGCTCGAGATCGCGCGTCGGTTCGCGCTGCGGTACCGCTGCATCGAGGCCGAGCGCGCCAACGTGAAGCGCCGCTACGGCATCTGCTACTCCGACGGCACGATCCGCATCCGCCTGCGCCACGCCACGAGCGGCGAGCTGCTCAAGTACTCGAGTCTCGTGAACACCCTGTGCCACGAGCTCGCGCACCTGCGTCACTTCGATCACAGCCCGCGCTTCCACCGCTTCTATCGCGAGCTGCTCGCGTGGGCGAAGCGGGCGCAGATCTACCGGCCCGCCCGCACAGCGCTCGTGGCGCCCGTCGTCGGCGCACCCGCTCCGCTGCGCGCGGCGCGCGACGTTCCGTCGCTTCGCGATGCCTGGGCTGCCGAGCGCGCGCGACGGGCCGCGAGCGAGGCACCGCCGCCCGCGGCGGCCTCGGGGTCGCGCGGTCCGGAGCAGCTGAGCTTGTTCGGGTAG
- the thiC gene encoding phosphomethylpyrimidine synthase, translating into MPAPSEKTAWDFMPPGWTERADGTRRAEPAPQAGPLAPENAYRFDPPPGFAPVTQLEHARLGVVTPEMRRVAEREPHLTPEQVRDEVACGRMVIPANRVHLAHALDPMAIGRASKTKVNANMGASPVSSGTDAEVEKLRWAERWEADTVMDLSTGGDLDATREAIVANARVPIGTVPIYSMILGRKVEDLTPAIVLEALEHQARQGVDYFTIHAGVLREHLPLVAKRAIGIVSRGGSLLAKWMIHHRAENLMYAIWDEICDVLRRFDVTFSIGDGLRPGGLADATDAAQLGELQVLGELTERAWRHGCQVMVEGPGHVPFDQIEFNMKLQRQLCHGAPFYVLGPLVTDIFPGYDHIGSAIGATAAAYHGAAMLCYVTPKEHLGLPKKDDVKQGCVAYRIAAHAADVALGIPGARDRDDELTKARAALNWEKHFELSFDPDTARAYHDEDLDVDTDFCAMCGHDWCSVRISKEIVEFASGKEAAYAWDAPKVSLALTGEQRAILEQRGVLSPAEIHRLASKTRAAVGARAAKAACHSDVADEDAARELQSRKLDPVTLEPIDPAADAASLG; encoded by the coding sequence ATGCCCGCGCCCTCGGAGAAGACGGCCTGGGACTTCATGCCGCCGGGCTGGACGGAGCGCGCCGACGGCACGCGCCGCGCCGAGCCCGCGCCGCAGGCCGGCCCGCTCGCGCCCGAGAACGCCTACCGCTTCGACCCGCCGCCCGGGTTCGCGCCCGTGACGCAGCTCGAGCACGCGCGGCTCGGCGTCGTGACGCCCGAGATGCGCCGCGTCGCCGAGCGCGAGCCGCACCTCACGCCCGAGCAGGTGCGCGACGAGGTCGCGTGCGGCCGCATGGTCATCCCGGCCAACCGCGTCCACCTCGCGCACGCGCTCGACCCGATGGCGATCGGGCGCGCCAGCAAGACGAAGGTGAACGCGAACATGGGCGCGTCGCCGGTGTCGAGCGGCACGGATGCCGAGGTCGAGAAGCTCCGGTGGGCCGAGCGCTGGGAGGCCGACACCGTGATGGACCTCTCGACGGGCGGCGACCTCGACGCGACGCGCGAGGCCATCGTCGCGAACGCGCGCGTGCCGATCGGCACGGTACCCATCTACTCGATGATCCTCGGCCGCAAGGTCGAGGACCTCACGCCGGCGATCGTGCTCGAGGCGCTCGAGCACCAGGCGCGGCAGGGCGTCGACTACTTCACGATCCACGCGGGCGTGCTGCGCGAGCACCTCCCGCTCGTCGCGAAACGCGCGATCGGCATCGTGTCGCGCGGCGGCTCGCTGCTCGCGAAGTGGATGATCCACCACCGCGCCGAGAACCTGATGTACGCGATCTGGGACGAGATCTGCGACGTCCTGCGGCGCTTCGACGTGACGTTCTCGATCGGCGACGGGCTGCGGCCGGGCGGGCTCGCGGACGCGACCGACGCGGCGCAGCTCGGCGAGCTGCAGGTGCTCGGCGAGCTCACCGAGCGCGCGTGGCGGCACGGCTGCCAGGTGATGGTCGAGGGCCCGGGTCACGTGCCGTTCGACCAGATCGAGTTCAACATGAAGCTGCAGCGGCAGCTGTGCCACGGGGCGCCGTTCTACGTGCTCGGGCCGCTCGTGACCGACATCTTCCCGGGCTACGACCACATCGGGAGCGCGATCGGCGCGACCGCCGCCGCGTACCACGGCGCGGCGATGCTCTGCTACGTGACGCCGAAGGAGCACCTCGGCCTGCCCAAGAAGGACGACGTCAAGCAGGGCTGCGTCGCGTACCGGATCGCGGCGCACGCGGCCGACGTCGCACTCGGCATCCCGGGCGCGCGCGACCGCGACGACGAGCTCACGAAGGCGCGCGCCGCGCTCAACTGGGAGAAGCACTTCGAGCTGTCGTTCGACCCGGACACCGCGCGCGCGTACCACGACGAGGATCTCGACGTCGACACCGACTTCTGCGCGATGTGCGGGCACGACTGGTGCTCGGTGCGCATCAGCAAGGAGATCGTCGAGTTCGCGTCGGGCAAGGAGGCCGCGTACGCGTGGGACGCACCGAAGGTGTCGCTCGCGTTGACGGGCGAGCAGCGCGCCATCCTCGAGCAGCGCGGCGTGCTGTCGCCGGCGGAGATCCACCGGCTCGCGAGCAAGACGCGCGCCGCGGTCGGCGCGCGCGCCGCGAAGGCGGCCTGCCACAGCGACGTCGCCGACGAGGACGCGGCGCGCGAGCTGCAGTCGCGGAAGCTCGATCCGGTGACGCTCGAGCCGATCGACCCGGCGGCCGATGCCGCCTCGCTCGGCTGA
- a CDS encoding SDR family oxidoreductase yields the protein MAAAAGAARFEGRVALITGAASGMGRACALLFAREGASVFGLDINEKGLAETAALVSEAGGKFEGAVFDVSRQGECAAAVQRAVDAFGKLDVLLNVAGIAPLGHMKDVTEEQWNRVLGVNTSSVFFLSQAAMPHLLASQGNIVNVASNAGLMGQAYSVPYCASKGAVVNMTRAMAMEFMKSRVRINCVCPAGTKTAITANASLPEDVNPQLLGRFVGMRGMSDAEEIAEAIAFVASDAARSFHGSILSVDRGVTAG from the coding sequence ATGGCAGCAGCAGCGGGCGCGGCGCGCTTCGAGGGCAGGGTCGCGCTGATCACGGGAGCGGCATCGGGCATGGGGCGCGCGTGCGCGCTCCTCTTCGCGCGCGAGGGCGCGTCGGTGTTCGGGCTCGACATCAACGAGAAGGGCCTGGCCGAGACGGCGGCGCTCGTGAGCGAGGCGGGCGGGAAGTTCGAGGGCGCGGTGTTCGACGTCTCGCGCCAGGGCGAGTGCGCCGCCGCCGTCCAGCGCGCCGTCGACGCGTTCGGGAAGCTCGACGTGCTGCTGAACGTCGCCGGCATCGCCCCGCTCGGCCACATGAAGGACGTGACCGAGGAGCAGTGGAACCGCGTGCTCGGCGTCAACACGTCGAGCGTCTTCTTCCTGTCGCAGGCCGCGATGCCGCACCTGCTCGCGAGCCAGGGGAACATCGTCAACGTCGCGTCGAACGCCGGCCTCATGGGGCAGGCCTACAGCGTGCCCTACTGCGCGAGCAAGGGCGCGGTCGTCAACATGACCCGCGCGATGGCGATGGAGTTCATGAAGTCGCGCGTCCGCATCAACTGCGTGTGCCCGGCCGGCACGAAGACGGCCATCACGGCGAACGCCTCGCTCCCCGAGGACGTGAACCCGCAGCTGCTCGGCCGCTTCGTCGGCATGCGCGGCATGTCGGACGCCGAGGAGATCGCCGAGGCGATCGCGTTCGTCGCCTCCGACGCGGCCAGGAGCTTCCACGGCAGCATCCTGAGCGTCGACCGCGGCGTGACGGCCGGCTGA